In a genomic window of Salegentibacter salegens:
- a CDS encoding fructosamine kinase family protein, protein MLENEALHKIAEENNLKSPKFSRLTGGDINDVFLINSEDKKQVVKINNAEKFPGMFEAEKAGLEALEQPKVIDIPRVLGVGKIENTSYLLLEYKESTAKSSTFWTDFGKQMAALHKTTSEEFGFHQDNYIGSLPQQNNASASAADFYISERLDPQLKMAKDRGYDLGVTKSFFKNISAIIPDEKPSLIHGDLWGGNYLVNEEGNPCLIDPATAFAPREMDLAMMQLFGGFDKQLFEVYEQEFPLESGFEDRIPLWQLYYLLVHLNLFGMGYKSQVTGILKQFS, encoded by the coding sequence ATGTTAGAAAATGAAGCGCTGCATAAAATAGCAGAGGAAAATAATCTTAAAAGTCCAAAATTCAGCCGACTTACAGGCGGAGATATTAATGATGTTTTTCTTATTAATTCTGAAGATAAAAAGCAGGTTGTAAAAATAAATAATGCTGAAAAGTTTCCAGGAATGTTTGAGGCCGAAAAAGCCGGACTGGAAGCACTTGAGCAGCCAAAAGTAATAGATATTCCCAGAGTTTTAGGAGTTGGTAAAATTGAAAACACTTCATATTTACTTTTGGAATACAAGGAAAGTACCGCCAAATCCTCCACTTTCTGGACAGATTTTGGAAAGCAAATGGCCGCTTTGCATAAAACAACTTCAGAGGAATTCGGGTTTCATCAGGATAATTATATTGGTAGCCTTCCACAACAAAATAATGCGTCAGCATCAGCAGCCGACTTTTATATTTCTGAGCGCTTAGATCCTCAATTAAAAATGGCAAAAGACAGAGGCTATGATCTTGGCGTCACTAAATCTTTTTTCAAAAATATTTCAGCAATAATTCCTGATGAAAAGCCATCATTAATACACGGTGATCTTTGGGGTGGTAATTATTTGGTCAATGAAGAGGGAAACCCTTGTCTTATAGATCCAGCCACAGCTTTTGCTCCACGCGAAATGGATCTTGCCATGATGCAACTCTTTGGTGGTTTTGACAAACAGCTTTTTGAAGTTTATGAGCAGGAATTTCCTTTAGAATCCGGTTTTGAAGACCGAATTCCGCTATGGCAACTTTACTACTTACTGGTTCATCTCAATCTTTTTGGGATGGGTTATAAATCTCAAGTTACCGGTATACTTAAACAATTCAGTTAA
- a CDS encoding 2TM domain-containing protein gives MFSKKKNTSKLDAEQRELYEHARKRTLQKKRLFQHFIIFLIGAVFLIVLNVVIGYQENFMPLGYNWFVWAILIWAFIFLVHVFNVFITNKFMGKEWQDKQMAKLVQKQKEKIAKMQTQVEKDFPANRSQRETTLKPEDNRELKSGNERFKPKTDNPDKPDQPYNT, from the coding sequence ATGTTTTCTAAAAAGAAAAACACTTCTAAACTCGATGCCGAACAGCGTGAACTCTATGAACACGCGCGTAAACGTACCCTACAAAAAAAGAGGTTATTTCAGCATTTTATTATATTCCTTATCGGTGCGGTTTTCCTTATCGTTTTAAATGTGGTGATTGGCTACCAGGAGAATTTTATGCCGTTGGGCTATAATTGGTTTGTATGGGCTATTTTAATTTGGGCGTTTATTTTTTTAGTGCACGTTTTTAATGTTTTTATCACCAATAAATTCATGGGTAAAGAATGGCAGGATAAGCAAATGGCGAAATTAGTGCAGAAACAGAAGGAAAAAATCGCAAAAATGCAAACACAGGTAGAAAAAGATTTTCCTGCAAATCGGTCTCAAAGAGAAACCACTCTAAAACCTGAAGATAACCGGGAATTAAAAAGCGGGAACGAGCGTTTTAAACCAAAAACCGACAATCCCGATAAGCCCGACCAACCTTACAATACTTAA
- a CDS encoding thymidylate synthase has product MKQYHELLKHILDNGIDKGDRTGTGTRSIFGHQLRFDLSEGFPMVTTKKLHLKSIIYELLWFLKGDTNVEYLQENGVRIWNEWADENGDLGPVYGKQWRNWNNEDIDQIKEIIETLKKNPNSRRMLVSAWNPSVMPDSSKSFSENVANGKAALPPCHAFFQFYVANGKLSLQLYQRSADVFLGVPFNIASYALLTMMMAQVCGYEAGDFIHTFGDVHIYSNHMEQVKLQLSREPRALPKMKINPDIKNIFDFDYKDFTLEDYNPHPGIKAKVAV; this is encoded by the coding sequence ATGAAACAATACCACGAACTTTTAAAGCATATTTTAGATAACGGAATCGACAAAGGCGATAGAACCGGTACAGGAACCAGGAGCATTTTTGGCCACCAGTTACGCTTTGATTTAAGCGAAGGATTCCCAATGGTTACTACAAAAAAACTACACTTAAAATCTATTATTTACGAATTGTTATGGTTTTTAAAAGGGGATACTAATGTTGAGTATTTACAGGAAAACGGAGTTAGAATATGGAACGAATGGGCCGACGAAAATGGTGATCTTGGTCCCGTTTACGGTAAGCAATGGCGCAATTGGAATAACGAAGATATAGACCAGATTAAAGAAATTATTGAAACCCTTAAAAAAAATCCGAATAGTAGAAGAATGCTGGTTTCAGCCTGGAATCCTTCAGTAATGCCAGATTCTTCAAAATCATTTTCAGAAAATGTAGCTAATGGTAAAGCGGCGCTGCCGCCCTGTCATGCTTTTTTCCAGTTCTACGTTGCCAATGGCAAACTCTCCCTTCAACTTTATCAAAGAAGCGCCGATGTTTTTCTTGGCGTGCCTTTCAATATCGCTTCTTATGCTTTGTTAACTATGATGATGGCACAGGTTTGCGGTTACGAAGCGGGTGATTTCATTCACACCTTTGGTGATGTTCATATTTATAGTAACCATATGGAGCAGGTGAAATTGCAGCTTTCCAGGGAACCCAGAGCTTTACCAAAAATGAAAATAAACCCGGATATTAAAAATATTTTTGATTTCGACTATAAAGATTTTACATTAGAAGATTATAATCCGCATCCGGGCATAAAAGCAAAGGTGGCGGTCTAA
- the egtB gene encoding ergothioneine biosynthesis protein EgtB, which produces MQSQEQLLDFFKKTRAHSELICSFLETEDYVVQPIVDVSPPKWHLGHTTWFFEEFVLKPNVKNYKLFDKNSAYVFNSYYESVGDKVIRTNRGNLSRPTVAWVYEYRNYVSKAMQQFLKDEKISEELCGVVEIGCHHEKQHQELLLTDIKYILGNNPLLPEYNDQFKENPIQDFKQEWISIAEGVYEVGHKSDDFCYDNEQGVHKVYLNDYQISNKLVTNAEFIEFIEAGGYKDVLLWHAEGWDWVNNNNIEAPFYWHKIDGDWHQYTLNGLIKLIPEAPLNHISYFEAFAFAQWKGLRLPTEFEWETAHPYFKWGDRWEWTESAYSPYPNYTKPKGALGEYNGKFMVSQKVLRGASVTTSPNHSRPTYRNFFHPHLRWQFTGLRLAQ; this is translated from the coding sequence ATGCAATCACAAGAACAATTACTCGATTTTTTTAAGAAAACCAGGGCACATTCTGAACTTATATGCTCTTTTTTGGAAACCGAAGATTATGTAGTACAACCCATAGTAGATGTTTCCCCACCAAAATGGCACCTTGGCCATACTACCTGGTTTTTTGAAGAATTCGTTCTAAAACCAAATGTAAAAAACTATAAACTTTTCGATAAAAATTCGGCTTACGTGTTCAACAGTTATTACGAAAGCGTTGGAGATAAAGTAATTCGCACCAACCGCGGTAATTTATCGCGCCCAACTGTTGCGTGGGTGTATGAGTATAGAAATTATGTTTCTAAAGCAATGCAGCAATTTCTGAAAGATGAAAAAATTTCAGAAGAACTCTGCGGCGTTGTAGAAATTGGTTGTCATCACGAGAAACAGCACCAGGAACTTTTATTAACAGATATTAAGTATATCCTTGGGAATAATCCTTTATTGCCTGAATATAACGACCAATTTAAAGAGAATCCTATTCAGGATTTTAAACAGGAATGGATTTCAATTGCTGAAGGCGTTTACGAAGTAGGCCATAAATCTGATGATTTTTGTTATGATAACGAACAGGGTGTGCACAAAGTTTATCTCAACGATTATCAAATTTCGAATAAACTGGTTACCAATGCCGAGTTTATAGAATTTATTGAAGCCGGCGGTTACAAAGATGTTCTTCTTTGGCACGCTGAAGGCTGGGATTGGGTGAATAATAACAATATTGAAGCGCCTTTTTACTGGCATAAAATAGATGGAGATTGGCATCAATACACTTTAAACGGACTTATAAAATTAATTCCCGAAGCCCCGCTGAATCATATTTCCTATTTTGAAGCCTTTGCCTTCGCACAATGGAAAGGCTTAAGATTACCAACCGAATTTGAATGGGAAACCGCACATCCATATTTTAAATGGGGTGACCGCTGGGAATGGACAGAAAGCGCTTATTCCCCCTACCCTAATTACACTAAACCCAAAGGCGCACTTGGCGAATACAATGGCAAATTTATGGTAAGTCAAAAAGTGTTGCGAGGAGCTTCTGTAACTACCTCACCAAATCATTCCCGCCCAACTTATCGCAATTTTTTTCATCCACATTTACGCTGGCAATTTACCGGACTAAGACTCGCCCAATAA
- a CDS encoding dihydrofolate reductase has translation MITMIAAAAENNALGKDQDLVWHLPDDFKRFKKLTTGHHIIMGRKTFETFPKPLPNRTHIVITRKDNYLKKDATVVSSLEKALEFAKNDEQPFIIGGGEIYKLGMDVADKIELTRVHGTFEADTFFPEIDEEKWELVAEEFHPKDENHDYAFTYLTYVRK, from the coding sequence ATGATTACAATGATTGCCGCTGCCGCGGAAAATAATGCCCTGGGAAAAGATCAGGATTTGGTGTGGCACCTGCCAGATGATTTTAAGCGTTTTAAAAAGTTAACTACCGGGCATCACATAATTATGGGACGAAAAACCTTTGAAACTTTCCCAAAACCACTTCCTAACCGCACTCATATTGTAATAACTCGAAAAGATAATTATTTAAAAAAAGATGCAACAGTGGTATCATCTTTAGAGAAAGCACTCGAATTTGCTAAAAACGATGAACAGCCATTTATAATTGGCGGTGGTGAAATTTATAAATTGGGAATGGACGTGGCCGATAAAATAGAACTTACCCGCGTACACGGAACTTTTGAAGCAGATACTTTTTTCCCTGAAATTGATGAAGAAAAATGGGAATTAGTAGCCGAAGAATTTCACCCAAAAGACGAAAATCACGATTACGCATTCACTTATCTTACCTATGTTAGAAAATGA
- a CDS encoding aminotransferase class V-fold PLP-dependent enzyme encodes MENLRKGFPVLEQYTYLNTAASGLLPESVWEFRQNHDLDFLLGASVFKEKQSEILTETRELVGESFGCPPSQIALVPNFSYGFNTLLEGLEKPQKALLLKNDYPSLNWAVESRDFEIEYAEIDESLENKIAEAFKKQQPDFFAFSIVQYINGIKLDLEFLQNLKKEYPETLFIADGTQFCGTEAFDFNASAIDILICSTYKWLNGGYGNAFMLFKKEVEGKIIPKALGFGSLQGKYKAHEGNFIGKFEPGHQDTLNYGSLAEALKLIKKTGIADISSQIKALSAKAKSEFTKMHLLEESVVNRAEHSSIFNIKGNDKLFEYLRSKQIIVSQRGEGIRVSFHYFNTEKELDFLLKELRKFGV; translated from the coding sequence ATGGAGAATTTAAGAAAAGGATTTCCGGTTTTAGAGCAATATACCTATTTAAATACCGCGGCTTCGGGATTATTACCGGAATCGGTATGGGAGTTCAGGCAAAATCACGACCTGGATTTTCTTCTTGGTGCAAGCGTTTTTAAAGAAAAGCAAAGCGAAATTTTAACCGAAACCCGGGAACTTGTTGGCGAATCTTTTGGTTGCCCGCCTTCGCAGATTGCTTTAGTTCCAAATTTCAGTTACGGATTTAATACTTTACTTGAAGGGCTTGAAAAACCTCAAAAAGCATTATTGCTAAAAAACGACTATCCGTCGCTAAACTGGGCGGTAGAATCCAGAGATTTTGAAATTGAATATGCTGAAATTGATGAAAGTTTAGAGAATAAAATTGCTGAAGCTTTTAAAAAGCAACAACCCGATTTTTTTGCGTTTAGTATTGTGCAGTATATAAACGGAATTAAATTAGATCTTGAATTTCTTCAAAATCTAAAAAAAGAATATCCGGAAACCTTATTTATTGCTGACGGCACACAATTTTGTGGGACTGAAGCTTTTGATTTTAATGCGAGTGCAATTGATATTCTAATTTGCAGCACTTATAAATGGTTAAACGGCGGGTATGGAAATGCGTTTATGCTCTTTAAAAAAGAAGTGGAGGGGAAAATTATTCCAAAAGCTTTAGGATTTGGATCGCTCCAGGGAAAATACAAAGCCCACGAAGGGAACTTTATTGGAAAATTTGAACCCGGTCACCAGGATACGTTGAATTATGGGAGTTTAGCCGAAGCCTTGAAACTTATAAAAAAGACAGGAATAGCTGATATTTCTTCCCAAATTAAGGCATTAAGTGCTAAAGCCAAATCTGAATTTACCAAAATGCATCTCCTGGAAGAAAGCGTGGTAAATCGCGCTGAACATTCTTCGATTTTTAATATAAAAGGAAACGATAAATTATTTGAGTACCTAAGAAGTAAACAAATTATTGTATCGCAACGGGGAGAAGGAATACGTGTGAGTTTTCATTATTTTAATACAGAAAAAGAATTGGATTTTCTTTTAAAGGAATTAAGGAAATTTGGGGTCTGA
- a CDS encoding pyridoxamine 5'-phosphate oxidase family protein, with translation MSTENLNRDEALDKMKSMVKDIKTCMLVTDFGNKPLSAVPMTTKEVDKEGNIWFFSRLDSDHNGDIAKDNDVQLLFSDTSDMEFISIYGKASIETNEGVLKEFYGKMDDAWFDGVDDPNLTAIKVVPKEAYFWDNKQNKFVTFLKIGAAAVSGDKKGDIGEKGKLNL, from the coding sequence ATGAGTACTGAAAATTTAAATAGAGACGAGGCTTTAGACAAAATGAAGTCTATGGTAAAGGATATCAAAACCTGTATGCTGGTAACCGATTTTGGCAATAAACCCCTAAGCGCGGTGCCAATGACGACCAAAGAAGTAGATAAGGAAGGAAATATCTGGTTTTTTAGCAGGTTAGATAGCGACCACAACGGTGATATCGCAAAAGATAATGATGTACAGTTGTTATTTAGCGACACTTCAGATATGGAATTTATAAGTATCTATGGTAAAGCAAGTATTGAAACCAATGAGGGTGTTTTAAAAGAATTTTATGGAAAAATGGACGATGCCTGGTTTGACGGAGTAGATGATCCTAATTTAACCGCTATAAAAGTGGTTCCCAAAGAAGCCTACTTTTGGGATAACAAGCAAAATAAATTTGTGACTTTCTTAAAAATAGGAGCTGCAGCAGTAAGCGGTGATAAAAAAGGAGATATTGGAGAAAAAGGAAAATTGAATCTTTAA
- a CDS encoding energy transducer TonB → MKKLMFCFFLLTGTFVFAQDDVDVKGNTITVREKAPVWPGCEGSEDQKTCFNQKLMEHVKNNYKYPRNDKGEFIRGKVVVKMHVDEEGKTFVNSVKGDQKQVIAAVENMLKKIPEMKPGTRGGKPTKISYTLPLNL, encoded by the coding sequence ATGAAAAAATTGATGTTTTGCTTTTTTCTTTTAACCGGCACCTTTGTATTTGCACAAGATGATGTAGATGTTAAAGGAAACACGATTACTGTAAGAGAAAAAGCACCGGTATGGCCGGGATGCGAAGGCAGTGAAGACCAAAAAACCTGTTTCAATCAAAAATTGATGGAACACGTAAAGAACAATTATAAATACCCAAGAAATGATAAAGGGGAATTTATAAGAGGGAAAGTGGTAGTGAAAATGCATGTAGACGAAGAAGGTAAAACTTTTGTGAATTCAGTAAAAGGAGATCAAAAACAAGTAATTGCAGCTGTAGAAAATATGCTGAAAAAGATTCCCGAAATGAAACCGGGAACCCGTGGAGGTAAACCTACTAAAATAAGTTACACCCTTCCGCTAAATCTTTAA
- the egtD gene encoding L-histidine N(alpha)-methyltransferase gives MKTTPTTFQSAFEEDVYKGLTSFPKYLLSKYIYDEKGDKLFQQIMAMPEYYLTNCELNILDKHKSAIAEIINKKGGFDLIELGAGDGKKTKVLLKELVEKEYNFNYLPIDISQNVLEELENSLKNEIPEVNVKIQQGTYFKTLENLADYSNRRKVILVLGSNIGNLLHENAIEFLRNIQEAMSAEDMLFMGFDQKKDPQKILDAYNDAAGITEAFNKNLLTRINRELDANFNPDNFTHWETYDPESGTAKSFLVSKENQKVAINKMDLEVSFDAWESIHTEISQKYDDAVVEWLAKEAGLEIQTSFQDNNEYYKNYIFRKKI, from the coding sequence ATGAAAACCACACCAACCACATTTCAGTCGGCTTTTGAAGAAGACGTATATAAAGGCCTTACCAGCTTTCCAAAATATTTGCTTTCAAAATATATTTACGATGAAAAAGGAGATAAACTTTTTCAGCAAATTATGGCAATGCCCGAATATTATCTCACAAATTGCGAGCTAAATATTTTAGATAAACATAAGTCGGCTATTGCAGAAATTATCAATAAAAAAGGTGGATTTGATCTTATTGAACTGGGTGCAGGAGACGGCAAGAAAACCAAAGTGCTCCTTAAAGAACTTGTAGAGAAAGAATACAATTTTAATTATTTGCCAATAGACATTAGTCAGAATGTTTTGGAAGAATTGGAGAATTCTTTAAAAAACGAAATACCCGAAGTGAATGTTAAAATCCAACAGGGCACCTATTTTAAAACCCTGGAAAACCTGGCCGATTATAGCAATCGCAGGAAAGTTATTTTAGTGTTGGGATCTAATATTGGAAACCTTTTACACGAAAATGCTATTGAATTTCTTCGGAATATTCAGGAAGCAATGTCTGCGGAAGATATGCTTTTTATGGGCTTTGATCAGAAAAAAGATCCCCAGAAGATTTTAGATGCTTATAACGACGCAGCCGGAATTACTGAAGCCTTCAATAAAAATTTATTGACCCGAATCAATAGAGAATTAGATGCAAATTTTAATCCCGATAATTTTACTCACTGGGAAACCTACGATCCCGAAAGCGGAACTGCAAAAAGCTTTCTTGTAAGTAAGGAAAATCAAAAAGTGGCTATCAATAAAATGGATTTAGAAGTGAGTTTTGATGCCTGGGAAAGTATTCATACCGAAATCTCACAAAAATATGATGATGCGGTGGTAGAGTGGCTGGCAAAAGAAGCCGGATTAGAAATTCAAACCAGTTTTCAGGATAATAATGAGTACTATAAAAATTATATTTTCAGGAAGAAAATATAA
- a CDS encoding metal-dependent hydrolase family protein — translation MKKLLIFCFGIFLSAGLQAQDFYIQAGKLVDTKSGKVLTKKTIIVSEKRIKSVENGFVNPENENDSVIDLRDKTVLPGLTDMHVHLESETNPQKYMERFINDPEDAAFNSVGFAKTTLLAGFTTVRELGGSGVNIALRDAINKGKIDGPRIFTAGKSLATTGGHADPSNGMNKELTGDPGPKEGVVNGPDEAAKAVRQRYKNGADLIKITATGGVLSVAKSSSNPQFTEEEIRAIVKTANDYDFHVAAHAHGDEGMQRAIRAGVKTIEHGTKMSDETMDLMKEHDAYLVPTITAGKEVTQNAEIENYYPELVVPKAREIGPQIQDMFGRAYKRGVGIAFGTDAGVFKHGENAREFVYMTEAGMPAMEAIQSATITAAKILKMEDEIGQIAEGFYADIIAVDEDPTKNIETLKEVKFVMKEGKIYKN, via the coding sequence ATGAAAAAACTTTTAATTTTTTGCTTCGGAATATTTTTATCTGCAGGGCTTCAGGCGCAGGATTTCTACATACAGGCCGGGAAATTGGTAGATACAAAATCAGGAAAAGTACTAACTAAAAAAACAATTATTGTTTCTGAAAAAAGGATTAAAAGTGTAGAAAACGGATTTGTAAATCCGGAAAATGAAAATGATTCAGTAATAGATCTACGTGATAAAACCGTGCTTCCGGGACTAACCGATATGCATGTGCATCTGGAAAGTGAAACAAATCCGCAAAAATATATGGAGCGTTTTATAAACGATCCAGAAGATGCGGCGTTTAACTCGGTTGGTTTTGCTAAAACCACGTTATTGGCCGGTTTTACTACAGTTAGGGAATTAGGCGGAAGCGGGGTAAATATTGCCCTTCGCGATGCTATAAATAAAGGAAAAATTGACGGTCCTAGAATTTTTACCGCCGGAAAATCTTTAGCAACTACAGGAGGTCACGCCGATCCCAGTAACGGAATGAATAAAGAATTAACCGGAGATCCGGGACCAAAAGAAGGGGTGGTTAACGGGCCTGATGAGGCAGCCAAAGCAGTACGCCAACGCTATAAAAATGGCGCCGATTTAATCAAAATTACTGCTACGGGCGGGGTTTTAAGTGTAGCTAAAAGCAGTTCAAATCCGCAGTTTACCGAAGAGGAAATAAGAGCTATTGTAAAAACGGCAAATGATTATGATTTTCATGTGGCCGCGCACGCGCACGGTGATGAAGGAATGCAACGCGCCATTAGAGCCGGTGTAAAAACCATTGAACATGGTACAAAAATGAGTGATGAAACGATGGATTTAATGAAGGAGCATGACGCTTATCTTGTACCAACAATCACAGCCGGGAAAGAGGTAACTCAAAATGCTGAAATTGAAAATTATTATCCTGAGCTCGTAGTGCCAAAAGCCAGGGAAATTGGTCCCCAAATTCAGGATATGTTTGGCCGGGCATACAAAAGGGGCGTGGGTATTGCCTTTGGTACCGATGCCGGTGTATTTAAACACGGTGAAAATGCACGGGAGTTTGTTTATATGACTGAAGCGGGAATGCCGGCAATGGAAGCAATTCAAAGTGCTACAATTACTGCGGCTAAAATTTTAAAAATGGAAGATGAGATCGGCCAGATCGCTGAAGGTTTTTATGCCGACATTATTGCGGTAGACGAAGATCCTACCAAGAATATTGAGACTTTAAAAGAAGTGAAATTTGTAATGAAAGAAGGAAAGATCTATAAAAATTAA
- a CDS encoding energy transducer TonB: MKKLMLIACFVIVGLTSAQAQQTSPVWPGCEDAEDVKACFNQQLSQHVRENYEYPQTEDGDYVRGKVKISFTITEEGKAVVNSVEGPEPKVNAAAKEMIQKIPDMQPGTLEGEPDDRNFTVPFNF; this comes from the coding sequence ATGAAAAAGTTAATGCTTATCGCATGTTTTGTAATTGTAGGTTTAACCAGTGCCCAGGCACAGCAAACTTCGCCGGTTTGGCCTGGTTGCGAAGACGCCGAAGACGTAAAAGCCTGTTTTAATCAACAACTATCACAACACGTAAGAGAGAATTACGAATATCCGCAAACCGAAGACGGTGATTATGTGCGCGGAAAAGTAAAAATCTCTTTTACAATTACTGAAGAAGGAAAAGCAGTTGTAAATTCGGTTGAAGGGCCTGAGCCAAAAGTAAATGCGGCAGCTAAGGAAATGATACAGAAAATTCCTGATATGCAGCCCGGAACTTTAGAAGGCGAACCAGACGATCGTAATTTTACCGTTCCTTTTAATTTCTAG
- the fabD gene encoding ACP S-malonyltransferase, whose amino-acid sequence MNAYIFPGQGAQFSGMGLDLFEKSTKAQDLFKKANSILGFSITDIMFEGSAEDLKQTKVTQPAVFLHSVILSKVLGEDFKPDMVAGHSLGELSALVANNTLSFEDGLKLVYKRAMAMQEACELEPSTMAAVLGLEDEVVEAVCAETEGIVVAANYNCPGQLVISGDVKAVEAACETLKERGAKRAMILPVGGAFHSPLMEPARKELAAAIENTTFNIPTCPIYQNVSTFAVTDPEEIKKNLVFQLTSPVKWTQSVQNMIKDGATNFTEVGPGKVLQGLVKKIDRKMETASATV is encoded by the coding sequence ATGAACGCATATATTTTTCCCGGCCAGGGAGCTCAGTTTTCAGGAATGGGTTTAGACCTGTTTGAAAAATCTACCAAAGCACAGGATCTATTTAAAAAAGCCAATTCAATTTTAGGCTTTTCTATCACTGATATTATGTTTGAAGGTTCTGCTGAAGACCTTAAGCAAACTAAAGTTACCCAACCGGCAGTATTTTTACACTCGGTTATTCTAAGCAAAGTTTTAGGCGAAGATTTTAAGCCCGATATGGTTGCCGGCCACTCTCTTGGAGAACTTTCTGCCCTAGTCGCCAATAACACCCTTTCTTTTGAAGACGGTTTAAAGTTGGTTTATAAACGCGCTATGGCGATGCAGGAGGCCTGCGAATTAGAACCTTCTACAATGGCCGCTGTTTTAGGTCTTGAAGATGAAGTTGTTGAAGCTGTTTGTGCCGAAACAGAAGGAATCGTAGTAGCTGCCAATTATAACTGCCCGGGACAATTAGTAATTTCTGGTGATGTAAAAGCTGTGGAAGCTGCCTGTGAAACTTTAAAAGAACGCGGTGCCAAAAGAGCAATGATCTTACCTGTGGGCGGTGCTTTCCACTCACCTTTAATGGAACCAGCCCGAAAAGAACTTGCAGCTGCAATAGAAAATACAACCTTCAATATCCCGACTTGCCCAATTTATCAAAACGTAAGTACTTTTGCGGTAACCGACCCGGAAGAGATTAAGAAAAACCTGGTTTTTCAATTAACCTCCCCGGTAAAATGGACGCAAAGTGTTCAAAATATGATTAAAGATGGCGCTACAAATTTTACCGAAGTAGGTCCCGGAAAAGTTTTACAGGGATTAGTAAAAAAGATAGACCGAAAAATGGAAACCGCTTCAGCTACTGTTTGA